Below is a genomic region from Spirosoma radiotolerans.
TCGTCAACAAGACAATTGACTTCTCGGAGGAAAATGCTGTTCACCTGGTTAATCAGAAGGGAGCGGAGTATAAGGTGACCCTAAAAGGTAAGCACGCGTCGGGTGCGTTTGATGTTAGATTCCTAAAGGCCTAAAAATAAGACCTTTAGTCCACTCAGTTTAACCAAGGCATGGCGAATGTAGGCCATTCTGCCAGAACCATTCTGTGTTTACGGGTGGCTTCGCCGTTGAAACGGTCAGCGTAAGGCCTCTATGGCTGTTTTCATGGCCGCGAACTGCCGTTTCTTTTGGAGGACGGTGGGTGGCGCCACCCGTTCCCGGCAATCGAAAATGCCGCAGCGTTCACAGGCCTGGTTTACGACCCGAAACGAGACTTCACTAGCTGGATTCAGGCTGGCGCCTGGCGTGGCCGGGAGAAAGTTCATTTTACTCTTAAGGGCGTCATTGACCGCAAAACACATCGACACGCTGATGTTTTGGTGACCAACGGCCTGAAACGGATGCGCGACCGAAATAATCAGGTATTGCTGCCCCGAATCGGCATATTCGGAAATCTGGGCCCGGCAAAGGGTGCCGTTAAAGCCTTTATTCTGTTGCAGAAACTGAAGCTCCTGCAAAATCGTCCAGGCAATCCAGCGTCGGCAGAAATGCTCGTCGACAATGCCCCGGGGGCCCTGCTGCCGTGATAAATGCATTTCTTTGGTCAACTGGAATGTGCTTTGGCCGGGTGTGTGATTAAATCGGTAGAAAAACAACTGATCAATGCCAAAGGCACTGGGCAACACATTACTCAACCGGTAGAAGAACTGTTCGGGGGTAGCCCTAAACTCCCCAATGAGCTTCAGGAAGTCGTCATTGCTCCAGGTGGTGCGGGCAAACAGGTCCGTTAATTTCGCAACCAGAGCCGCCCGCCGAATCAGGATGGCCCCGGCAAAATAAGACGCTTTGTAGTTGTTCAGTATCTGCTCAAACGACTCCGCTTCGACCCAGGAATAGCTGTAGGGGCGGTTCTTGAGGGCCATAAACTGAAACCCGACCTCCCGCGACAGAATAAACGAGCGTTGTTCGGCCGTTAAGCCAGCGTTGAGGTGAAGGGTGTGTTGTTCGGGCCGATACACCGATCGCAACGATACCAGTTCCGGTTGGCTGAGGGGATCAAAATACTCAATCCGAGTGGCATACCGCGTTTTGAGCAGGTTGATCAGTAAGGCTTCAGTAACGGGCTGATCAGGCATCGGCGCAAATTCAGCCAGAAAACGATCCGCGTCGGCTTCAATATCCGGGAAATAATTGTCATGCATTTCCTGAT
It encodes:
- a CDS encoding helix-turn-helix domain-containing protein; this encodes MNLPADHIRLLFGLKLRQLRLDKGLSVSELAQQSGLSISYVTEIEKGRKYPKADKISALANAMQVDYDTLVSLKLSKKLEPISDLLRSKFLTEIPLELFGIDPSDLLELLAEAPAKVSAMIRTFMDIALSYNMSVERLYLTMLRSYQEMHDNYFPDIEADADRFLAEFAPMPDQPVTEALLINLLKTRYATRIEYFDPLSQPELVSLRSVYRPEQHTLHLNAGLTAEQRSFILSREVGFQFMALKNRPYSYSWVEAESFEQILNNYKASYFAGAILIRRAALVAKLTDLFARTTWSNDDFLKLIGEFRATPEQFFYRLSNVLPSAFGIDQLFFYRFNHTPGQSTFQLTKEMHLSRQQGPRGIVDEHFCRRWIAWTILQELQFLQQNKGFNGTLCRAQISEYADSGQQYLIISVAHPFQAVGHQNISVSMCFAVNDALKSKMNFLPATPGASLNPASEVSFRVVNQACERCGIFDCRERVAPPTVLQKKRQFAAMKTAIEALR